From the genome of Medicago truncatula cultivar Jemalong A17 chromosome 2, MtrunA17r5.0-ANR, whole genome shotgun sequence:
attatcatatatgtatatatgtagtTTTTGAGATAGAGCACTAAATAACttgatattatttatgattGAAACAGGGTTGTGATGCATCAGTTTTGTTGAATAACACCGCAACTATTGTGAGTGAACAAGATGCTTTTCCAAATATCAACTCCTTAAGAGGATTGGATGTTATCAATCAAATCAAGACTAAAGTGGAAAAAGCTTGCCCTAATAGAGTTTCTTGTGCTGATATTCTTACACTTGCGTCTGGAATATCTTCTGTTCTGGTACATATTTTTAGTTTCAAGTATTTTCCTATACaactatactttttctttttttggtagaatacatatatacattttattttaattagttaaaatattattacttctttaattttattcattgtatgatcttaaaataatacaatcaaTCTATTTACACAGACTGGGGGTCCAGGTTGGGAGGTTCCACTAGGAAGAAGGGATAGTCTAACAGCAAATCAATCCCTTGCCAATCAAAATCTTCCAGGTCCCAACTTCAGTCTAGATCGACTTAAATCTGCCTTTGCTGCTCAAGGACTTAACACGGTTGACCTAGTAGCACTCTCAGGTATATATATACATGCACCATTTTCTAAATGTTATCTATAATgataacaatataattttttatccaACAGTGATATTTAGATAATATTACCATGAATTTTTTATCATAACAAAGATTTCGAATTTGGATATGATCAATGAaccatattattattaaaacttcaaattgttgaggaGAGTTGTCAACGCTTTAGACTTGATGAATAGTCTATGGAGGTGTGGGTTactcaattataaaaaataaaaaaaattagaaaattaattttaaaatcagtTGACTTTTGAATAACTTGaccattaaaaaaagataaatgtcaTACATCAAGATCATTGCCTAATAAGTCGAcgaggacaaaaaaaaaatctccttaACTGTAAATTCATAGGGAAATGCTCTAGAAGTGACCGAAAGATAAGTAAATTTTAGTTAAGAATTGTTTGATTTATGATTcgaacttgtattttttttagaaaaatttcgTGATTACAAACACTTTCTCGTAAAACAGTTATGTTGCCACGTCTTTAAATATGATCTCCTTAACTAAACTACTTCAACTTCAGGTGCTCATACATTTGGGAGAGCACGTTGCCTTTTCATCCTTGATCGATTATACAACTTCAACAATACTGGCAAACCCGATCCAACTCTTGATACAACATACTTACAACAGTTGCGAAACCAATGCCCTCAGAATGGAACTGGAAATAACCGTGTTAATTTCGACCCAACGACTCCTGATACATTGGACAAGAACTTCTACAACAATCTTCAAGGTAAAAAGGGTTTGCTTCAAAGTGACCAAGAATTATTCTCAACACCGGGTGCAGATACCATTAGCATTGTCAACAGCTTTGCAAATAGCCAAAATGTTTTCTTTCAGAACTTTATAAATTCAATGATTAAAATGGGTAATATTGATGTGCTTACCGGAAAGAAAGGAGAAATTAGAAAACAATGCAATTTTATTAACAAGAAATCTTCTGAATTGGATCTTGGCATTGTGGCCTCTGCAGAATCAATGGAAGGGGATATGGTTAGTTCAATCTAAATGAATGTGGGTTACTTTAGATGAAATGTGGTGATTGGAATTCACTAATAAAGAGAAGTGCTGGCTAAGCACATTTGTGTCATGAGGTATACTGTATTTTACGTGTTTTATGTGTGTAAGATAACCTTCTTTCAATGTAATTTTCATTATAAAATCCTTTCTTTCTGTCACAAGCTCtttctgtgttttttttaacaacaaagagaaaattattataACAAAGATGAATAAGTACAACTACAAGTAGTACTAAATGAAAATTTAGAAATGAAGTACAAAATATACTTCACtcttatattttgataaaaccACTTATGTACTTAAATATGAACTACAATTATTGAAAGTTGAATTTTGATGCCTAAAActaattcttgatttttttttgacaagaaaaataATTCTTGATTATTGAAACATTCATTAGGTATTAAGCATTTTCAATACATTATAACTACACcgccaaaataaaatacattatgaATGTTCATAAGATCCGTGCGGCGC
Proteins encoded in this window:
- the LOC11415919 gene encoding peroxidase E5, whose product is MNSFRVIVTALCCVVVVFGGLPFSSNAQLDPYFYGKTCPKLHSIAFKVLRKVAKTDPRMPASIIRLHFHDCFVQGCDASVLLNNTATIVSEQDAFPNINSLRGLDVINQIKTKVEKACPNRVSCADILTLASGISSVLTGGPGWEVPLGRRDSLTANQSLANQNLPGPNFSLDRLKSAFAAQGLNTVDLVALSGAHTFGRARCLFILDRLYNFNNTGKPDPTLDTTYLQQLRNQCPQNGTGNNRVNFDPTTPDTLDKNFYNNLQGKKGLLQSDQELFSTPGADTISIVNSFANSQNVFFQNFINSMIKMGNIDVLTGKKGEIRKQCNFINKKSSELDLGIVASAESMEGDMVSSI